A region from the Cystobacter ferrugineus genome encodes:
- a CDS encoding type VI immunity family protein: protein MHPPPKLRIHLPETGALLLRESLSICFYFSHSHQDIAKHIRHALEFYLLAVGPNALAWYPDERGDLWELDDKGWAHIQNKLRDEGGGIVDLTDRPDAVSEYRLEYWGGQVDPSFPREVCAMAFWLPTEYMEEHGPGRVQELALGLGTFLPFCSGHAGLSLHRLGRTPGFQALCSSYPGMDRTEVGHLSWNLGTRINGTHWMNFLGPPVLGELGGASALRSRLSSPGTTVRELGEERAVVTLGEAPDAGDTGQCPALPAYRELARVLEPWLYHESYIKDEFTPEEMLHWERRFLD from the coding sequence AGCTCAGAATCCACCTTCCGGAAACGGGGGCGCTTCTTCTCCGGGAGAGCTTGAGCATCTGCTTCTATTTTTCGCATTCTCATCAGGACATCGCGAAACACATCAGACATGCCCTGGAGTTCTATCTTCTCGCGGTCGGCCCAAATGCACTGGCCTGGTATCCGGATGAGCGCGGAGACCTGTGGGAACTTGACGACAAGGGTTGGGCGCACATTCAGAACAAACTCCGCGATGAAGGCGGAGGCATTGTCGATTTGACGGATAGGCCCGATGCGGTCAGTGAGTACCGGCTCGAATACTGGGGAGGACAGGTGGACCCGTCCTTCCCACGCGAAGTGTGCGCCATGGCCTTCTGGCTACCGACCGAGTACATGGAAGAGCACGGTCCGGGCCGTGTGCAGGAATTGGCCCTGGGACTGGGCACCTTCCTCCCCTTCTGCTCCGGACACGCGGGACTCTCCCTCCATCGCCTGGGCAGAACCCCTGGATTCCAAGCCCTGTGCTCCAGCTACCCTGGAATGGATAGGACCGAGGTCGGGCACCTGTCCTGGAACCTGGGCACTCGCATCAATGGCACCCACTGGATGAACTTCCTGGGCCCACCGGTGCTCGGGGAGCTGGGCGGTGCGAGCGCGCTCCGCTCCCGTCTCTCCTCTCCGGGAACCACCGTGCGGGAACTGGGAGAAGAACGCGCCGTCGTCACCCTGGGCGAGGCTCCCGATGCTGGTGACACCGGACAGTGCCCCGCGCTCCCGGCGTACCGGGAACTCGCGCGCGTCCTCGAGCCCTGGCTCTACCATGAGTCCTACATCAAGGACGAATTCACCCCCGAGGAGATGCTCCACTGGGAACGTCGCTTCCTCGACTGA